A window of Saccopteryx leptura isolate mSacLep1 chromosome 5, mSacLep1_pri_phased_curated, whole genome shotgun sequence contains these coding sequences:
- the ZFP64 gene encoding zinc finger protein 64 isoform X5, whose protein sequence is MSRRKQTKPRHFHCEEPQPARAELAEAAREVVGELASELDHDAPKPSCPSADSSDAQKAPAAALPSESKEPTATLAERTFNCCYPGCHFKTVHGMKDLDRHLRIHTGDKPHKCEFCDKCFSRKDNLTMHMRCHTSVKPHKCHLCDYAAVDSSSLKKHLRIHSDERPYKCQLCPYASRNSSQLTVHLRSHTGDTPFQCWLCSAKFKISSDLKRHMIVHSGEKPFKCEFCDVRCTMKANLKSHVRIKHTFKCLHCTFQGRDRADLLEHSRLHQADHPEKCPECSYSCSSAAALRVHSRVHCKDRPFKCDFCSFDTKRPSSLAKHVDKVHGDEAKTENRAPQGREGPRDGSSPHVAKIVTQRAFRCETCDAAFVRDDSLRCHMKQHSEQSESKNSDLVTFPPESGAPGQLGALVSVGQLEASLEPSQCL, encoded by the exons ATGTCGCGGCGCAAGCAGACGAAGCCCCGGCACTTCCACTGCGAGGAGCCGCAGCCGGCGCGCGCCGAGTTGGCGGAGGCGGCCCGCGAGGTGGTCGGGGAACTGG CTTCAGAACTAGATCACGATGCTCCGAAACCGAGCTGTCCCTCCGCCGACAGCAGTGACGCCCAGAAAGCCCCGGCCGCAGCTCTTCCCTCCGAGTCAAAGGAACCAACAGCCACCCTGGCAGAAAGGACCTTCAACTGTTGCTATCCAG gTTGCCACTTCAAAACTGTTCACGGCATGAAAGATTTGGACCGCCATCTACGAATCCACACGG GAGACAAACCCCACAAGTGTGAGTTCTGTGACAAGTGCTTCAGCCGGAAGGACAATCTGACCATGCACATGCGGTGCCACACCAGCGTGAAGCCCCACAAGTGTCACCTGTGCGACTACGCTGCTGTGGACAGTAGCAGCCTCAAGAAGCACCTGCGCATCCACTCCGACGAGCGGCCCTACAAGTGCCAGCTCTGCCCCTACGCCAGCCGCAACTCCAGCCAGCTCACCGTCCACCTCCGCTCCCACACAG GGGACACCCCCTTCCAGTGCTGGCTCTGTAGCGCCAAGTTCAAAATCAGCTCGGACTTGAAAAGGCACATGATCGTGCACTCGGGGGAGAAGCCTTTCAAGTGCGAGTTCTGTGACGTCCGCTGCACCATGAAAGCGAACCTCAAGTCCCACGTCCGCATCAAGCACACCTTCAAGTGCCTGCACTGCACCTTCCAGGGCCGGGACCGGGCTGACCTCCTGGAGCACAGCCGGCTGCACCAGGCCGACCACCCCGAGAAGTGTCCCGAGTGCAGCTACTCCTGCTCCAGTGCGGCCGCCCTGCGCGTGCACAGCAGGGTCCACTGCAAGGACCGTCCCTTCAAGTGCGACTTCTGCAGTTTTGACACCAAGCGGCCCAGCAGCCTGGCCAAGCACGTTGACAAAGTACACGGGGACGAGGCCAAAACGGAGAACCGGGCCCCGCAGGGCAGAGAAGGGCCCCGGGACGGCAGCTCTCCGCACGTGGCCAAAATAGTGACTCAGAGGGCCTTCCGCTGTGAGACCTGTGACGCTGCCTTCGTCAGGGACGACTCTCTGAGATGCCACATGAAGCAGCACAGTGAGCAGAGTGAGAGCAAGAACTCGGACCTGGTCACCTTCCCGCCCGAAAGCGGCGCCCCGGGGCAGCTCGGCGCCCTGGTCTCAGTGGGGCAGCTGGAGGCCTCCCTGGAGCCCAGCCAGTGCCTCTAA